Part of the Clarias gariepinus isolate MV-2021 ecotype Netherlands chromosome 25, CGAR_prim_01v2, whole genome shotgun sequence genome is shown below.
GACCATCACACACGCTGGTGCTAAACAACCATACACACTTACATTTGGTATGAACACAAACATATGCCCAACCTGCATTTTCTAAACACTTAGGGATTATTTATCTTTATGATGAAACATctgcattttatttacacaaaaagaCATTTGTGTCAGCAGGAAGATTCTTAAAGATGTACACAAAGGGTTCTGAAGAAATAATTTATGGTTTACTTCACCATCACATCACATGCGTAATATTACCTTCTTAGTCAGGCCAAACCCAAACCGTTTTTTCCCGTAAAAGAAGTGTCGTAAATGAAACTgcacacagtacagtactgcATGAAAGCTTGTGGTTTTATGGGGACTGTTCTTCAGCTCTCTGTGGCTGTAAAAGTAGTTAATTGGTCAATTTCCTTGAGAATAAATTCACACACTGACTCTGTATGTGTAGGTAAGCTGTGGTCCAGGAGCATGAAGGTGGCTTATTACATCCTCCACAAACTTGGAACCAAGCAAGAACCCATCGTCCGGCCGGGAGACAGAGTAAGTTAACTTGgatagaattaaaaataaaataaaaaaataaaattattattatattatcaaGCGACATTCTAAAGCTGATTGgtaaaaaagctaaaaaggGAGAATAAGAAGACCATGATTAATttcttcatttatatatatgtgttagGTGGCGTTAGTGTACCCCAATAACGACCCCGTGGCATTTTTGGTGGCGTTTTATGGCTGTCTGTTAGCTGAAGTCGTCCCAGTACCTATTGAAGTTCCACTTAGTAAAAAGgtaaaacctgctttaaaattctttcaaaaacattttttctttattaaaaatccaTTCTCTTGTCATGTAATTGCTTTATGATGTGATCTGGATGAGAAATTAATCACTGCATCTGGTTTCCTTTTGTAAACATTCATGCAGTTTCTGTCTTCTGTACTTTTCCCCTcataaatctatttatttatttttgttcccaAAGGATGCTGGCAGTCAGCAGATTGGTTTCCTATTGGGCAGCTGCGGTGTTGCCGTGGCACTGACCAGTGATGCGTGCCACAAAGGCCTTCCCAAGAGCCTCAGTGGTGACATTGTGCAGTTCAAAGGTTGGAGATGTTAGATTAATGTGATTCAGACATCATAATATTTTCtttcaaaatgttttctttattcATGAACAGACCAGTTTCCTGTAAACTCTATTATTCAAACACTTATTATTATcgctattattttttattattatttagacctTTATGTTTATGATGTATGCATTCTTGTTCTTTGCCCGTCTGTTATTAGGCTGGCCAAAGTTGTTGTGGGTTGTGACGGAGTCCAAGCATCTATCGAAGCCTCCCAGGGAGTGGTACCCTCTGATTAAAGACGCCAACAATGACACTGCATATATCGAGGTTTTAATCGTTTTCCAAGTTAGAATTAGAGCTGTGCGGTTAAATCCACGATGCAATTCAGTCAATCTTTTGGTTATCAGTGCGATTCATTAAATCAATTTACTCTAAACCGTTAAAGTATCCCCAAATTCTTGAAAATATTTCATAGATGATGCAAACTGTTCTGCAAACTGCATCTTCTTTAAAACACTCACAAAAAACACGTTTTAAGGATTATTGCTGCTTCTTATTTTGAGTTTATTGATGGTTTGTGCAATATCGCCACCTACTGGGGTGGAATGTGCCACAGATTATTGGTTTGCTGTAAGATGACATTAAACCAATTAACAAGATAACTAAcaacatttcagtgtttatttgaTCCTGTTACTTGTTTTGAATAGTTTAATGCCTGCAAGAAATTTAGCTGCACGAAAGAAATTGGACAATAAACATTATAGTCATTTAGTGAAATCGAAAATCACTATGCTCAAGAATTTTATCGAATCAACAATCTACCTGTAATTCACACAGCTCtggtttaaatataaaagaattgTACGGTTTTAAATCGTATCAgttctgatttttcttttttcttttttgatcaGTATAAGACTTGCAAAGACGGAAGTGTTCTGGGAGTGACTGTGACGAGAATGGCCATGCTGACACACTGccaaacactaacacacacatgtggaTACAGTGAAGGTAAGACAACCATGTGCACACATTTATGAGAGagattttaacacatttaagtttgtttaggaaaactaaatgaaatctgggcaaaaaaacagcaataatgtgtgtgtgtgtgtgtgtttcaggtgagACTCTTGTGAATGTGCTGGATTTTAAGAAGGACGTTGGACTGTGGCATGGTGTTTTAACGGTGATTATTTTACTACACAGTTAAATCCGTCATATCGTGTGTATTTTTGTCCTCTTTGACAATCTAACTTGCTGTCCCTGTTCCAGAGCGTCCTCAACATGCTCCACACTGTGAGCGTCCCGTATGCGCTCATGAAGGTGAATCCTTTGTCCTGGGTCCAGAAGGTTTGTCAGTATAAAGGTACAAAACACAAATGCTTTCTTCTCCAtcggccacacacacacacacacacacacacacacaggttgaaAAAATTGTGTTAATTAATATCATGTTCTGATATTGGATATATTGTCATTGCTGTTTTcatacttatttttttctctgttgtgtgtatgtagccaaagtggtgtgtgtgaagAGTAGGGATCTTCACTGGGCTCTGATAGCACACAGAGATCAGGGGGACGTCAATCTGAGCTCTCTTCGTATGCTGCTAGTTGCTGATGGAGCAAATCCATGTGAGTGTGCGAGGGAGTGAGCGACTGAAGGAGGGAGTGTGTAAGGGAGTGAGCGACTGAAGGAGGAAGTGTGTAAGGGAGTGAGCGACTGAAGGAGGAAGTGTGTAAGGGAGTGAGCGACTGAAGGAGGAAGTGTATAAGGGAGTGAGCGACTGAAGGAGGAAGTGTGTAAGGGAGTGAGCGACTGAAGGAGGAAGTGTGTAAGGGAGTGAGCGACTGAAGGAGGAAGTGTGTAAGGGAGTGAGCGACTGAAGGAGGAAGTGTGTAAGGGAGTGAGCGACTGAAGGAGGAAGTGTGTAAGGGAGTGAGCGACTGAAGGAGGAAGTGTGTAAGGGGGTGAGCGTGCGACTGAAGGACGGGGTGTGCAAGGgggtgtgtgagggggtgtgCGACTGAAGAAGGGGGTACGCGACTGAAGGAGGGGGTACGCGACTGAAGGAGGGGGTGTGTGAGGGGGTACGCGACTGAAGGAGGGGGTACGCGACTGAAGGAGGgggtgtgtgagggggtgtgCGACTGAAGGAGGGGGTACGCGACTgaaggagggtgtgtgtgagggggtatGCGACTGAAGGAGGGGGTACGCGACTGAAGGAGGGGGTGTGTGAGGGGGTACGCGACTGAAGGAGGGGGTACGCGACTGAAGGAGGGGGTGTGTGAGGGGGTACGCGACTGAAGGAGGGGGTACGCGACTGAAGGAGGGGGTGTGTGAGGGGGTGCGCGACTGAAGGAGGGGGTACGCGACTGAAGGAGGgggtgtgtgagggggtgtgCGACTGAAGGAGGgggtgtgtgagggggtgtgCGACTGAAGGAGGGggtgtgtgagggagtgtgcGACTGAAGGAGGGggtgtgtgagggagtgtgcGACTGAAGGAGGAAGTGTGTAAGGGGGTGAGCGTGCGACTGAAGGAGGGAGTATGTGAGGGGGTATGCGACTGAAGGAGGGGGTGTGTGAGGATTGTTAATTCTGAAATAAGGGTCCATCCCCCTAAGTAAATTGGTCCTTTACATGCATCTATGTCCCtgtacatgcatgtttttttaccTACATCCTCTTTCTCTTGTTCTCAGGGTCAATCTCGTCATGTGATGCATTCCTGAACGTGTTTCAGAGCTTGGGTTTGAGGTCAGAGGTCATCTGTCCATGTGCCAGCTCCCCAGAGGCTCTTACCGTTGCTGTACGGAGGTAAACCATGTTCTCCAACACATTACTGCAGCTGTGTGAAAGTGTCTGTGTTGTGTTTAGACTGGAGgcacaccgtgtgtgtgtgtgtgtgtgtgtgtgtgtgtgtgtgtgtgtgtgtgtgcacgtgcgcgcgtgtgtttcACCGGCAGACCGAGTGACGGCAGCTCTAAGCCTGTAGGCCGAGGCGTCCTCAGTATGATGGGACTGAGTCACGGTGTTATCCGGATCGACACAGGAGAAAAGCTGTCTGTCCTCACGCTGCACGATGTTGGCACGCCCATGCCAGGAGGTAGGCAGCACGGGGCTCGGAGCTCACAATGATCACAAAATCACACGCAATTAACACCAAcgagttttgtttttgtaaaaatctgTGTTGAGGTTATTTGgggatattaataataataataataataatatcttggGTTGTCTCCGTCTCAGCGCTGATGTGTGTGGTGAAGCTGGAAGGTATTCCCCAGCTGTGTAAAACAGATGAGATTGGAGAGATCTGCGTGTCCTCCATCGCCACGGGAACGTCTTACTACGGTCTCTCAGGCATGAGCAAAAACACGTTTGAGGTATGAAATGTCAGACCTGTTTCTGATTACATTTagcaaaggaaggaaaaaaactgttatagttatttatttacattttaataaaaatttgaaaagaaaaaaataataaatgtgtaacTTTGTAACAGCCTCTTGAGCCTtgagtactgtatgttgttccTCAATAATGCAACATGATACTTAATACcttaacatttaaacaacaaTGTGCTGaagtctctccctctctccccctctctctgttgAAGGTGTGTCCTGTGACCAGCAGCGGTGTGTTAGTGAGTGACTGTGTGTTCGTACGATCAGGGCTGTTGGGATTTGTAGGCCCAGGCGGAGCCGTCTTTGTTGCCGGAAAGTTGGACGGATTAATGCAAGTCGGGGGCAGGAGACATAACAGCGATGACATCGTTGCTACTGCACTTGCAGTCGAACCCATGAAGTTTGTGTACAGAGGaaggtgtgtgtctctctgtgtgtctctctgtgtgtctctctgtgtgtctctgtgtctgtatgtctgtgtctTCGTGTGTCtctttctgtgtttgtgtgtgtgtgtctctctctctttctctctctctctccctcactctgtatatgtatgtgtgtgtgtgtgtgtgtgtgtgtgtgtgtgtgtgagagagagaaatgtccCACTGCGTTAATAATAAACTGTCATCCTCAGTTTTTTAACCTTGgtattgtaatgtgtgtgtgtgtgtgtgtgtgtgtgtgtgtgtgtgcgtgcaggaTAGCTGTGTTCTCCATCACTGTGCTTCATGATGAGAGGATCGTGGTGGTGGCAGAGCAGAGACCAGACTCTACTGAAGAGGAGAGCTTCCAGTGGATGAGCCGAGTACTGCAGGTACACACTTTTATTAcacttattattttaatagatGATCATATTGCATCAGATAAAAAACCTGTTTTCGCACAAAACTTTTCCACACTATAGAATTAAACTTATGTCTTAATAAACTTGATATgtaaacttgtgtgtgtgtgtgtgtgtgtatgtaggctATAGATAGTATCCATCAGGTTGGTGTGTATTGCCTGGCGCTGGTTCCGTCTAACACTTTGCCCAAAACTCCTCTCGGGGGAATCCACCTCTCTGAGACAAAACAGCTGTTCCAGGAAGGAGCCCTGCACCCCTGCAACATCCTCATGTGCCCTCATTCTTGCGTCACCAATCTGCCCAAACCCCGACAGAAACAACCCGGTAAACATTTTAGTGTGTCTGTGCTTatactgtgtgttttattaggGCTGGGacgatatgttttttttttctctatatgaataaatgaatgcacGATATAGCGTTAACAACACTATCATTTCCATACGATACAATTAACACTTTATTGACGGCAGTGTATGACGGGTTTGATTTAATATGTAAAGAACATCCAAATATGCAGCAAAGTGCAAGTTGAGTAATTTCTGTGTCTTAGGTGTATATTTACAATAACTATATTAATTACTATTGAATATGAGCTTCCCATCCCTGGGTGGATGCTTAAGCATAGTCTATGTTCaatgcgtgcatgtgtgtgtgtgtgcattgctgTATGACATCTTATCTGAAACAGCCAATCAAAAAGAACTTTCTCAAGCCTCCAGCCCTGTGCTTGCTCTGCTTATCACAGCATGACTATCTATCatgtattaaaattattattgtagtacCTTTCTGCGgacagtgtgtcagtgtcattGTTTTTGGACCCCTGTAATTTTAAGCAGGTCTGCACAGTTCATTCTAAAAagattttgatattttatttagcaattttctaaattatacagtatgtcgtgtcatattattataattcgtcatataataattataatatggGCAGATGATTGATGGTCTCCTGAAGTAACATCATCACATTGTCAGTTAAACCTGGCACATGACTGGGAAATgattataattgtgtgtgtgtgtgtgtgtctgtgtgtgagctgCAGAGGTTGGTCCTGCCTCTGTAATGGTGGGGAACCTGGTAGCGGGAAAGCGCATGGCGCAGGCCAGCGGGCGAGACCTCAGTCAGGAGGACAATGATCAGGTCTGTACGCCTGCACGTCTTCACTATTAGGGGATAATTAATGAAAGATGTGGCGTGAGTCGCACATGCTTTAAAGTTAGATTAGAcagttttttgggttttttttaaatgtaagtttttgttacattttctatttgtttatatttactgCTTTGTAGTTAATCATTTGATATTCGAGAAACTTTTAAGTTTCTTATTctttaaagttcttttttttctttaaatctgcACAAGGCTCTTGAACAGTATTGCATGTATAAATGATATTTAGTTCATTGTTACAGATAATTCAGGCTGTGtagttaatatacagtaatgtaaatGACTTGTATTTGGAATTAAACCTGGATATGAGCCTCATCTTTTGTTTCCTGTTTCGTGTGATCCAGTTCCTTTTCCTGCCTGAGGTGTTGCAGTGGAGAGCTCAAACTACACCTGACCACATACTTTACACACTTATTAACTCaagggtaacacacacacacacacacacacacacacacacacacacagcttgcaCAGTAAACACTGATTTGTGTTTCTTTACTTTAACTATTATAAACATGTACCAAATAGACACTCCATCACTTCCCcaactttattttaacacacactgtgtgtgtgtgtgtgtgtgtgtgtgtgtgtgtgtgttgtaggggGCAGTTGGAAATTCTCTAACATGTGTGCAGCTCCATAAAAGAGCAGAGAAGATTGCTGCACTGCTGTTTGAGAGAGGGCAGCTGCGCGAGGGCGATCACGTAGCATTAGTGTACCCACCAGGTAACTTCATATTTATTGAattatagggttttttttttgtttgtttcttttttctttacttgttAGTCAAACATGGAAGTGTATAAAGTGTAAACATTATCATGATAGTGAAATAAGGACCCTGTGTACTCTAGCCAGCAAGATCTCCTCAAGTTTGTGCAAAATGTTCCACTTAAAGCCTGATTTCTGGTTCGATGCCAATCATCACAGCTGTGACATTTCTGGTTTCTTCTACtcttccatttttttccattgacGAAGACAGTCTGAATTAAGCCATAATTCTGCTTCTGTGTTAAGTCTAAGAGGGGCCTACTTGAGTAACCTATGCGTTGTGCCTTGGTGTGTCGCTCTCGCTCTGGAATTCTAATGCAAAACCAGTAGTTGGTGGTGGAGTCTCTTCAATGACAAATGAAACTGAGCAGATCTTGTTGGATTTGACTAATAGATGTTGTTCAACAGTTACTTTAATGGAAGTTACTTAAACAGAGAAGACGTTGGAGAAGAGATGATCAGTACGACTTTCaacccaaataaaaaaataggaaagCGTGAAAGAAGCTGGAAATGTGAATCAGGTGCACGTCAGGCTACAGTGTAGGTTACGGCATAGGGTATGCAGCTAGGCAGTACCTACACAAGACCTACGGTGTGGACTTGAAGGAGAAACATAAATCAGGCTTTAAGGGGAAATTGCGTATTTGTTTTGTGATCTAAGCTCATGCTTCAGTAGAAAagatcttttaaatattttaaaatgaccaatacattttgtttatttctattgtaaATCCCATGCCTACGTATGCATGTGTGTCACAGGTTTAGATCTGATTGCTGCCTTCTACGGGTGTTTGTATGCTGGCTGTATCCCCATCACAGTCAGGCCACCTCATCCCCAAAACATCTCTACCACTCTGCCAACTGTCAAAATGATTGTAGAGGTAAAtacgcaaacacacacctataccCTGGAACAGGAAATCCATACTGATAGTTTGCAGATACTGATAATTTCCTCATCTTGCAAACcgcttgcagaccaagttactcacaatccaaggttccactgtaattggTACTGTCTTATTTGCATGTATAAAACTCATTAATGATTTATGGATGAATGGTCTCTGTAGTTTATTTTGTGGAATACCCCTTCTCTAAGTGGTATAATAAGTTTAGATCACCATAACAATGAAACTGCATTAGTTCTTACATTGACACTGGTCAAGGGCTGGCAGCAAGTAAATAGTGTTGATGTGTTAAAAGTAAGGAAATTTAAAGGATCTGCTACACAGTTTTAAGCGTGTGTattaatgctatggctgataTCTGTATTTTctgtgtaaaaaacaaaacattgagTTATCAGGTTCTGCCTGTGTTCTATTTATTGTGTAGTTTTTTTACTAGATGTTTAACTTAATCGCTCAGTCTTAATCAGGTTTTAAGAAAGTACTAAAATTTGTACGTTTTACCATGAAGTGCGCAGAATGATGGCGTGAGGTCTTATTTAAGTAGATTTCAGTGGCTTACTGATTTGTACACATGCACAGTGTAAAggtgttttccatttaaataagCATATATTCCCTTTCCGTGAGCCGAtagcgatgaaacaaagcctatacgTTGCCTTAAGCTCTGCCAAATACACCTTAAAATTCAATCATTAGGTTTTGTGATAaatgcacaaacagacaaaaaaaatcccaaatcgtcttgatgtgttctattactcatcttacatccccaaaataatttttttgcaaatattttcactgtacagacatgccaactttGCAGTTTTATTAGATGTATAGATTTATTTGCGACTTATAGCAGTATAAGGTAATCACTCTACACAGCAGTGCACAAATATTATACAAATCTGAgaaagtataaaatgtaaagctcTTATTTATAAGTAGGcaacatatttaacatttagttaTTAATCCAAGTAGATTATATTAAAACTGAAACCAATAAAATCGTCTATGAGCAAAACATTTCGATTCCCATAACTAGTGTCAAGTAGCTCTCGATTACGCTGAAATGCTCAACTAAAATCCAATACTACTGTATACTCACTCATTAATGACGTACAGCACATGGAACAGAGCTCTGTCAATGACTGACTGATCAAAACTCTGCACCAAAGCTTTGGCGAGCCAATCATGGCTACTCATTAGTAAGCAGTGAGGGCAGGCGTTTCTTTTAATATGAgaattttagcatttttaagACACAGCCTGTTCCTTGTATCATCTAGTTCAAGGGTCGGCAACCTGCAGCTGCGGAGACACATGTGGCTCTTTCATCTCCCTGCTGCGTCTCTCTGTGGCTTTGGGAAATAAATAAGAAGTACTGTACctaatttgaaattattttattttagttccttattatttttattttatgtaattccAAATTTGAATATAAATACGAGGACGACTCAAATAGCCATTGAgcattttatttgaaagtaatCTTTAAcccagtgtctttttttttggagtacaacatgtttttgttgcatgagaaataaaattttgttttctctgtagcagttagatttcataaatgcaacaaTGCTACACAAAACGTTTTTTATTAATggcataaaggtaaaaaaacaacaacaatatatacagtattatctttattttaattgattgtttgttttcttttctgtgggTAACGGGTCCTAGTGGCTCTTTGAGTGTTTATGGTTgacaatattttatatacagaaaaccttccttactttagcttcacacacacacacacacacacacacacacacacacacagcgcctgtgtgcacaaacaGATAAACTAATAgacgggatttatttttactttttttttaaggtaatgtgcaggttaatttttttttattgttactttctattttgtattaattgtttttatgtatatatgttttggggctgtggaacgaataattgagttttcattatttcttataggaaaatttgatatacatgtatataattttacattttaaaaacagccAACGGAGTTGCACGTTTTACACAGtacctaattaaaaaaaaaaaaaaagctattaaaactagcattattgcattattaaaCAATTGTACATGTACCcttaggaaagaaagaaaaaagaagaaaataaaataaataaataaataattgggcTGGCAGGGTGATTCAAAATGTCCAGCATACATCAGTGAGCAATGTAAAGGTAAACATGAACAGTGGTGCTGTCTTTGGACcccaaatatgtaaaaatgataataataataataataaaatatgaagaagAGTGAGGTTTCTAGTGTGTAAAAATCTCATGGCCATGTTAGGGTTGTTGTGTGACGGCTCTTGGCAGACATTCCCCcacctggtttaaaaaaaactttgcatatTGCAAATTTGATGGCTTTTTAAGACACTTGATGATATTCCCTGACTGGAGGCGGCATGTTAAAGTGGCTGTAAACTCATGTATTTTTGCATCAACACAATATTAGTTTGTGATCCGTCAGTTATGAGACAACCGATCTGTAAAAATGAAGTGATTAGCGGCCGAGTTTGATCGACGCCCAGTTGATCGGAGCAACACTGTTGTCATGTTTTCACACAGTTTCAGTGTACTGGCATTTaattataagtgtgtgtgtgtataggtgagTCGCTCGGGGTGTGTTATGACCACACAGACAATCAGTAAACTTCTGAAGTCTAAAGAGGCATCAGCTGTGGTGGACCTCCGATCATGGCCTCCCGTCCTCGACACAGGTAAGGGTTGTTTGAGAAAAAGAATTAAAGCAAATGGATTAGTGagaacttttctttttaatatataaaaaattgtgcgtgtgtgtgacttAAGACGATCTGCCAAAGAGACGGTCTCATCTGCTGTATAAGCCATGTGATCCAGAGTCTTTGGCCTACTTGGACTTCAGTGTGTCCACCACTGGCATGCTTGCTGGAGTAAAGGTACACAGACACATACTCTCTTTATCTACAAACTCTCTCTACcccctcttctctttctctctctcatgtaaAAGTTCACACCTTCTCACACAGTCGCAAAACATGCTAAAATGAAGGCGCGTAAATAACTATAAAGTCAAAGAACAGACAGGATGGATTTACTAAAGTGTGTAGCTGATTTCATGCATCATCGCTTGTTTATAGTTTCATCCTCTTGTTTTAGCATCATGCAACAAATTATGAGGCATGAAGGCGCATCAGTGCTAATAAAGCAATATTGTGAGTCAACCGATGTATTTGGTTATAGCAGTGTCACTGAGATCAACGGTAATATCTAGGATGTAGTGAAGACATTTGCAGAGTCTGAATCAGAGTAAAATTGATGCttgttgatttgatttgattggtTTGGTTTCGTTCGGTTTATGCCTTCACACTCTTTAGTGATGT
Proteins encoded:
- the dip2cb gene encoding disco-interacting protein 2 homolog C isoform X2 encodes the protein MAERDALPLPLDIRARIAELELELSEGDITQKGYEKKRAKLIRAYLPHAPVGAESRVPVTPSSSSSFSSRYQRRRSTGSRDERYCSDVHSEAVQAALERQCERKMAVPMPSKRHSLVVQTSMEAYTPPGHYDSSSCSEGEGSLGRARGAGVEAWISRALRGSSSSTTSSSSSHSNGSANAARLAECNAHSYNFGQVSHLSLKRRGLREMGVSLENGNAGQRSYDYQSERPWSSLDSEDSHPAPPDITSCMSDPPLVTMERPQVALPTKPMPKYGNAELMETGDGVPVSSRVSSKIQQLVNTLKKPKRRPLREYFIDDFEELLEVRQPDPSLPHPEGAESKICQGEELGRLKNCPASLEAALQRWGAIAPKAPCLTITHAGAKQPYTLTFGKLWSRSMKVAYYILHKLGTKQEPIVRPGDRVALVYPNNDPVAFLVAFYGCLLAEVVPVPIEVPLSKKDAGSQQIGFLLGSCGVAVALTSDACHKGLPKSLSGDIVQFKGWPKLLWVVTESKHLSKPPREWYPLIKDANNDTAYIEYKTCKDGSVLGVTVTRMAMLTHCQTLTHTCGYSEGETLVNVLDFKKDVGLWHGVLTSVLNMLHTVSVPYALMKVNPLSWVQKVCQYKAKVVCVKSRDLHWALIAHRDQGDVNLSSLRMLLVADGANPWSISSCDAFLNVFQSLGLRSEVICPCASSPEALTVAVRRPSDGSSKPVGRGVLSMMGLSHGVIRIDTGEKLSVLTLHDVGTPMPGALMCVVKLEGIPQLCKTDEIGEICVSSIATGTSYYGLSGMSKNTFEVCPVTSSGVLVSDCVFVRSGLLGFVGPGGAVFVAGKLDGLMQVGGRRHNSDDIVATALAVEPMKFVYRGRIAVFSITVLHDERIVVVAEQRPDSTEEESFQWMSRVLQAIDSIHQVGVYCLALVPSNTLPKTPLGGIHLSETKQLFQEGALHPCNILMCPHSCVTNLPKPRQKQPEVGPASVMVGNLVAGKRMAQASGRDLSQEDNDQFLFLPEVLQWRAQTTPDHILYTLINSRGAVGNSLTCVQLHKRAEKIAALLFERGQLREGDHVALVYPPGLDLIAAFYGCLYAGCIPITVRPPHPQNISTTLPTVKMIVEVSRSGCVMTTQTISKLLKSKEASAVVDLRSWPPVLDTDDLPKRRSHLLYKPCDPESLAYLDFSVSTTGMLAGVKMSHSATSALCRSIKLQCELYPSREVAVCLDPYCGLGFVIWCLCSVYAGHQSILIPPAELEVNPALWLLSVSQFKVRDTFCSYSVMELCTKTLGTLTNSLKARGLDLSRVRTCVVVAEERPRISLTQSFSKLFKDVGLHPRAVSTSFGCRVNLAVCLQGTSGPDPTTVYVDMRALRHDRVRLVEKGSPHSLPLMESGKILPGVRIIIANPETKGPIGDSHLGEIWVHSSQNASGYFSVFGEENVRLDHFSSRLSFGDTQTVWARTGYLGFLRRTELTDASGERHDALYVVGALDEAMELRGMQYHPIDIETSIIRTHKSITECAVFTWTKLLVVVVELDGSEQEALDLVPMVTNVVLEEHYLIVGVVVVVDTGVIPINSRGEKQRMHLRDGFLADQLDPIYVAYNM
- the dip2cb gene encoding disco-interacting protein 2 homolog C isoform X1 encodes the protein MAERDALPLPLDIRARIAELELELSEGDITQKGYEKKRAKLIRAYLPHAPVGAESRVPVTPSSSSSFSSRYQRRRSTGSRDERYCSDVHSEAVQAALERQCERKMAVPMPSKRHSLVVQTSMEAYTPPGHYDSSSCSEGEGSLGRARGAGVEAWISRALRGSSSSTTSSSSSHSNGSANAARLAECNAHSYNFGQVSHLSLKRRGLREMGVSLENGNAGQRSYDYQSERPWSSLDSEDSHPAPPDITSCMSDPPLVTMERPQVALPTKPMPKYGNAELMETGDGVPVSSRVSSKIQQLVNTLKKPKRRPLREYFIDDFEELLEVRQPDPSLPHPEGAESKICQGEELGRLKNCPASLEAALQRWGAIAPKAPCLTITHAGAKQPYTLTFGKLWSRSMKVAYYILHKLGTKQEPIVRPGDRVALVYPNNDPVAFLVAFYGCLLAEVVPVPIEVPLSKKDAGSQQIGFLLGSCGVAVALTSDACHKGLPKSLSGDIVQFKGWPKLLWVVTESKHLSKPPREWYPLIKDANNDTAYIEYKTCKDGSVLGVTVTRMAMLTHCQTLTHTCGYSEGETLVNVLDFKKDVGLWHGVLTSVLNMLHTVSVPYALMKVNPLSWVQKVCQYKAKVVCVKSRDLHWALIAHRDQGDVNLSSLRMLLVADGANPWSISSCDAFLNVFQSLGLRSEVICPCASSPEALTVAVRRPSDGSSKPVGRGVLSMMGLSHGVIRIDTGEKLSVLTLHDVGTPMPGALMCVVKLEGIPQLCKTDEIGEICVSSIATGTSYYGLSGMSKNTFEVCPVTSSGVLVSDCVFVRSGLLGFVGPGGAVFVAGKLDGLMQVGGRRHNSDDIVATALAVEPMKFVYRGRIAVFSITVLHDERIVVVAEQRPDSTEEESFQWMSRVLQAIDSIHQVGVYCLALVPSNTLPKTPLGGIHLSETKQLFQEGALHPCNILMCPHSCVTNLPKPRQKQPAAEVGPASVMVGNLVAGKRMAQASGRDLSQEDNDQFLFLPEVLQWRAQTTPDHILYTLINSRGAVGNSLTCVQLHKRAEKIAALLFERGQLREGDHVALVYPPGLDLIAAFYGCLYAGCIPITVRPPHPQNISTTLPTVKMIVEVSRSGCVMTTQTISKLLKSKEASAVVDLRSWPPVLDTDDLPKRRSHLLYKPCDPESLAYLDFSVSTTGMLAGVKMSHSATSALCRSIKLQCELYPSREVAVCLDPYCGLGFVIWCLCSVYAGHQSILIPPAELEVNPALWLLSVSQFKVRDTFCSYSVMELCTKTLGTLTNSLKARGLDLSRVRTCVVVAEERPRISLTQSFSKLFKDVGLHPRAVSTSFGCRVNLAVCLQGTSGPDPTTVYVDMRALRHDRVRLVEKGSPHSLPLMESGKILPGVRIIIANPETKGPIGDSHLGEIWVHSSQNASGYFSVFGEENVRLDHFSSRLSFGDTQTVWARTGYLGFLRRTELTDASGERHDALYVVGALDEAMELRGMQYHPIDIETSIIRTHKSITECAVFTWTKLLVVVVELDGSEQEALDLVPMVTNVVLEEHYLIVGVVVVVDTGVIPINSRGEKQRMHLRDGFLADQLDPIYVAYNM